A genomic window from Prunus persica cultivar Lovell chromosome G2, Prunus_persica_NCBIv2, whole genome shotgun sequence includes:
- the LOC18786651 gene encoding LEAF RUST 10 DISEASE-RESISTANCE LOCUS RECEPTOR-LIKE PROTEIN KINASE-like 2.1 has product MGSRFLALSRWVLIVALLVGLSSETCNAKDNSTKCTSSCGNIHNISYPFRLKHDPKHCGNVMYTLSCENNITLVVDLPPSGKYYVQAINYHNQTIRLVDPGLQNNNCSSMPQNFPPFLRDPYSAYNMSGYLLSTPVFYIKCSNPVNSSLYVDTAPCLHINASLVQQKTYSYVKVGVMEVGDLNEGCSAEWLALALLSYPNGHNTSYESVHSALMYGFDLTVYWPDEIAPICQGQWSYNLKCFPHTIPGFFRFLCEAIYVYFSRGREHIDYPRWFPFKTIRRGWLPLICFCLFFPARLIFGVPCLIALVIYKWRRRHLSSYSIIEDFLQNDCNFLPIRYSYSEIKKMTSKFKDKLGEGGYGSVFKGKLRSGRFVAIKLLGKPKGNGQDFTSEVATIGRIHHVNVVQLVGYCVEGLNRALVYDFMPNSSLDKYIYSKEESMPLCCKKMYEISLGVARGIEYLHQGCDMQILHFDIKPHNILLDENFNPKISDFGLAKLYSVDNSIVSLTAARGTMGYIAPELFYKNIGGVSYKADVYSFGMLLMEMASRRKNFSSMVERSSQTYFPLWAYDQYNKGNDLEMADFNEEEKKIIKKMVITALWCIQMKPSDRPSMNKVIEMLGGDVECLKMPIRPFLYPQEMHVGDVQENLNSIGSNGELTWTLSAR; this is encoded by the exons atgGGAAGCAGGTTCTTGGCCTTGTCTAGGTGGGTTTTGATAGTAGCACTTCTTGTTGGGTTATCCAGCGAAACTTGTAACGCGAAAGACAACAGTACTAAGTGTACCTCTTCCTGCGGCAATATCCACAACATAAGCTATCCTTTCCGACTAAAACATGATCCAAAGCACTGCGGCAATGTAATGTATACTCTGTCCTGTGAGAACAACATTACACTTGTTGTAGACCTACCTCCTTCAGGAAAATACTATGTCCAGGCAATCAACTACCACAACCAAACAATCCGACTCGTAGATCCTGGCCTCCAGAACAACAATTGCTCCTCCATGCCTCAAAATTTTCCACCTTTTTTAAGGGATCCATATAGTGCATATAATATGTCAGGTTATCTGCTTTCGACACCTGTATTTTACATCAAGTGTTCGAATCCAGTGAATTCTTCTCTGTACGTGGACACTGCTCCATGCTTGCATATAAATGCTTCTTTGGTCCAACAAAAGACGTACAGTTATGTGAAGGTTGGGGTTATGGAAGTGGGGGATTTGAACGAGGGTTGCAGTGCAGAGTGGTTGGCTTTGGCCCTCTTGAGCTACCCTAATGGCCACAATACCTCTTATGAATCCGTACACAGTGCCCTCATGTATGGCTTTGACCTTACAGTATATTGGCCTGATGAAATAGCTCCTATCTGCCAAGGCCAATGGAGTTATAATCTTAAATGTTTTCCACACACCATCCCAG GTTTCTTTCGATTTCTATGCGAGGCTATTTACG TTTACTTTTCTCGTGGACGCGAGCACATTG ATTATCCTCGATGGTTTCCCTTCAAAACCATCA GACGTGGATGGCTGCCACTCATTTGCTTCT GTTTATTTTTCCCAGCAAGACTAATTTTTGGGGTTCCATGTCTGATTGCGTTGGTGATCTATAAATGGCGAAGAAGACATTTGTCGAGTTATAGCATCATAGAAgattttttacaaaatgatTGCAACTTCTTGCCAATAAGGTACTCTTACtcagaaattaaaaagatgACTAGTAAATTTAAGGACAAGTTAGGTGAAGGCGGTTATGGCTCTGTATTCAAGGGAAAGTTGCGCAGTGGCCGTTTTGTAGCAATTAAACTCTTGGGCAAGCCCAAAGGTAACGGGCAAGACTTCACAAGTGAGGTAGCTACCATTGGAAGGATTCACCATGTTAATGTGGTGCAACTTGTTGGTTATTGTGTTGAGGGATTAAATCGTGCTCTAGTATATGACTTCATGCCTAATAGCTCTcttgataaatatatttattccaAAGAGGAAAGCATGCCCTTATGTTGCAAGAAAATGTACGAGATTTCTCTCGGAGTGGCTCGAGGGATTGAATATCTGCATCAAGGTTGTGACATGCAAATTCTACATTTTGATATCAAGCCTCATAACATTCTTCTTGATGAGAACTTTAACCCAAAGATTTCTGACTTCGGGCTTGCGAAATTATATTCTGTAGATAATAGCATTGTCTCTTTGACGGCAGCAAGGGGAACAATGGGCTATATTGCTCCTGAGTTGTTCTACAAAAATATTGGAGGTGTTTCGTACAAAGCTGATGTCTATAGTTTCGGAATGTTGCTCATGGAAATGGCAAGCCGAAGGAAGAATTTCAGTTCAATGGTAGAGCGTTCAAGCCAAACTTACTTCCCGTTATGGGCGTACGACCAATATAACAAGGGAAATGACTTGGAGATGGCAGATTTTAAtgaggaggaaaagaaaatcataaaaaagaTGGTTATAACTGCATTGTGGTGTATTCAAATGAAGCCAAGTGATCGGCCTTCCATGAACAAAGTCATAGAAATGCTCGGAGGAGATGTTGAATGCCTAAAAATGCCTATCAGACCTTTTCTGTATCCACAAGAGATGCATGTAGGTGATGTTcaagaaaatttgaactcaATAGGTTCCAACGGGGAGTTAACATGGACTTTGTCAGCTAGGTGA
- the LOC109947692 gene encoding LOW QUALITY PROTEIN: rust resistance kinase Lr10-like (The sequence of the model RefSeq protein was modified relative to this genomic sequence to represent the inferred CDS: substituted 2 bases at 2 genomic stop codons) — MQQFLISCLCILYMVFVKAGGAGQDTCTESKCRDDHGLAIHFPFHLEHRCGDPGLECSGRQEKVLEEQVALVKFFVKSIDYKRGLIEVYNTDGCLLLKPLETLNIPVSPFHLLDSNIRNXXDFYNVTLFLCPTLAERDIYAYQVPCLSSSPGYRVYGVSSFFELFQHFPALQSCTRMYDVLSVPFGTWVGGDSSILRFKWSEPNCTECEAEGKRCRLNKNGIKSEVECIHLRKASKTMEFVATGATLGSSFLLVLVIAVYRVYSADQKEKENQLKIERFLEDYKALKPSRYSYADIKRITNQFKDKLGQGAYGTVFKGKLSSEFFVAVKVLNNSKGNGEEFVNEVGMMGHIHHVNVVRLVGFCADGFRRALVYEFFPNGSLQDFISSADSKNSFLGWEKLHDIAVGIAKGIEYLHQGCDQRILHFDIKPHNVLLDHNFTPKISDFGLAKLCSKDQSMVSMTTARGTMGYIAPEVFSRNFGNVSYKSDVYSFGMLLLEMVGGRKNIGSSAKDTNEIYYPEWIYNLLEGGDDLRIHIGDDGDGKIPKTLAIVGLWCIQWHPVDRPSMQIAVHMLEVGDNLVMPPNPFVSAGPTTTHASIPARRLELEAIPELE; from the exons ATGCAGCAATTCCTCATCTCTTGCCTTTGCATATTGTATATGGTTTTCGTCAAAGCAGGTGGAGCAGGACAAGATACGTGCACAGAATCCAAGTGCAGAGATGATCATGGCCTGGCAATCCATTTCCCGTTCCACCTTGAACATCGTTGTGGTGATCCTGGCCTTGAATGCAGTGGTAGACAGGAGAAGGTTCTTGAGGAGCAAGTAGCACTAGTAAAATTCTTTGTCAAAAGCATAGATTACAAGCGTGGGCTAATCGAAGTATATAACACAGATGGTTGCCTGCTGTTAAAGCCTTTAGAAACCCTTAACATTCCAGTGTCCCCCTTCCACTTATTAGATTCCAACATACGTAAttgataggattttta TAATGTTACCTTATTCCTTTGTCCTACGCTTGCTGAAAGAGATATATATGCGTATCAAGTACCCTGCCTCAGCAGCAGTCCTGGCTACAGAGTTTATGgcgtttcttctttttttgaattatttcagCACTTCCCTGCCCTACAGTCTTGTACAAGGATGTATGATGTTTTATCAGTTCCATTTGGGACTTGGGTTGGAGGTGACAGCTCTATTCTTCGCTTCAAATGGTCTGAACCAAATTGTACCGAATGTGAAGCAGAGGGCAAGAGGTGTAGATTGAACAAGAATGGCATCAAAAGTGAAGTTGAATGTATTCACTTGAGGAAAGCAA gCAAAACAATGGAATTCGTGGCAACAG GTGCAACGCTGGgttcatcttttcttttagtaCTGGTCATTGCAGTGTATCGTGTCTATAGCGCTGAtcaaaaggagaaagagaatCAACTGAAAATCGAAAGATTTTTAGAGGATTACAAAGCTCTCAAGCCAAGCAGATATTCATATGCAGATATTAAGAGGATCACAAATcaattcaaggacaagttGGGCCAAGGAGCCTATGGAACTGTTTTTAAAGGAAAGCTTTCTTCTGAATTCTTTGTGGCTGTGAAAGTACTTAACAATTCCAAGGGAAATGGGGAAGAGTTCGTAAACGAAGTGGGAATGATGGGCCATATCCACCACGTCAACGTAGTTCGCTTGGTTGGCTTTTGTGCTGATGGATTTAGACGAGCTCTTGTTTATGAGTTCTTCCCCAATGGTTCGCTGCAGGATTTCATTTCATCAGCGGATAGTAAGAACAGTTTCCTTGGTTGGGAAAAGTTGCATGATATTGCAGTAGGCATAGCCAAAGGAATTGAATATCTTCACCAGGGATGTGATCAAAGAATCCTCCATTTTGACATCAAACCCCATAATGTTTTGCTAGACCACAACTTCACTCcaaaaatttctgattttggttTGGCCAAATTATGTTCCAAGGATCAAAGTATGGTGTCAATGACTACAGCTAGAGGCACCATGGGATACATTGCACCTGAAGTGTTCTCTAGGAATTTTGGAAATGTGTCTTACAAGTCAGATGTCTATAGTTTTGGAATGTTGTTGCTAGAGATGGTAGGAGGAAGGAAGAATATTGGTTCAAGCGCAAAGGAcacaaatgaaatttactACCCAGAATGGATCTATAATCTTCTAGAAGGAGGAGATGACCTACGAATCCATATTGGAGATGATGGAGATGGTAAAATCCCGAAGACACTTGCAATTGTAGGGCTCTGGTGCATCCAGTGGCACCCGGTGGATCGTCCGTCTATGCAAATAGCGGTTCATATGTTAGAAGTAGGGGATAACTTGGTCATGCCTCCTAATCCTTTTGTCTCTGCAGGTCCTACAACAACACATGCAAGCATCCCAGCAAGACGCCTAGAGTTAGAAGCAATTCCTGAATTAGAGTAA